Below is a window of Zygosaccharomyces rouxii strain CBS732 chromosome C complete sequence DNA.
AGGGAAACCTCCACTATTTACTTATGAAGTCGCTAGTATGGATAAAGTGGCAATTCCTTCGTCTTTGAAGACTGAATACATCCTAGTACCGGAATATGTCAAAGAAGCTTATTTGTATCAATTGCTCACCTGCGAGGATTATAAGGATTCGACCGCCATGGTATTTGTAAATAGAACTATGGCAGCTGAAATTCTGCGAAGGACCCTATATGCTATGGGAGTGAGAGTAACTTCATTACACTCACAAATGCCACAACAAGAGAGAACGAATTCTTTGCACAGGTTCCGTGCCAATGCAGCTCGTGTTCTTATTGCTACTGACGTTGCATCAAGAGGTCTTGATATTCCAACGGTTCAGTTAGTGGTTAACTACGACATCCCATCGGACCCAGATGTTTTCATCCACAGGTCTGGTCGTACCGCTCGTGCTGGTAGAAGGGGTGATGCTATCTCATTCATAACACAAAGAGATATTTCTAGAATCCAGGCTATTGAAGAACGTATAAATAAAAAGATGGGAGAGTGTGATAAGGTTCACGATACCGCGGTTATCAGGAAAAGTCTAAACAGTGTTACAAAGGCCAAGAGAGAATCTTTAATGGCTAtggagaaagaaaattttggtgaaaagaaaatccaacgtaagaagaaaaaccaAAAGGGATTTAGGAGCACAGATTGATAGATTGTTTGTAtttaaaattttgtaattaGTCTTGGTATTTTTAATAGTACATTATTATGCAATATCATAAAAGCGATGAGCCGAAA
It encodes the following:
- the DBP8 gene encoding ATP-dependent RNA helicase DBP8 (highly similar to uniprot|P38719 Saccharomyces cerevisiae YHR169W DBP8 Putative ATP-dependent RNA helicase of the DEAD-box family involved in biogenesis of the 40S ribosomal subunit), translated to MSEGSVKSFKILGVSKWLVETLNAMKISQPTTIQSACIPEILKGRDCIGGAKTGSGKTIAFGAPMLTKWSEDPCGMFGVVLTPTRELAMQIAEQFTALGSNMNIRVSIIVGGEDIVKQGLELQRKPHFIIATPGRLAHHILNSGDDTVGGLIRTKFLVLDEADSLLTGTFAKDLAICIGALPPKNKRQTLLFTATVTDQVRALENAPSEGKPPLFTYEVASMDKVAIPSSLKTEYILVPEYVKEAYLYQLLTCEDYKDSTAMVFVNRTMAAEILRRTLYAMGVRVTSLHSQMPQQERTNSLHRFRANAARVLIATDVASRGLDIPTVQLVVNYDIPSDPDVFIHRSGRTARAGRRGDAISFITQRDISRIQAIEERINKKMGECDKVHDTAVIRKSLNSVTKAKRESLMAMEKENFGEKKIQRKKKNQKGFRSTD